Genomic window (Aureibacillus halotolerans):
GGCATTAAAGCATGGGTATTCTTTATTGAGGAAGAGCACTTAATTCGAGTAAGGTTGCGTTCGAAAGGTCCGGTCGTCAACACGATTGCTAAGCGGTACGAAGGGGGAGGCCACCCTTTAGCAGCTGGAGCATCGATTTATGATTGGGAGATGGTCCATCAGGTCGTCAGTGAGCTTAAGCGTGCAACCTTAGAGGCGTAGATTATTCATGGCTGACGACGAGCAAAAGTTCAAGCGTTTTATATAAATACATCTCTTTTACTTCTAAATGATAGGATCTTTGGTCAATCGTATACGTTTTATTTTCAATCGCTTTGATCACATACGTACGATTGGCCGCCACTTCTTCAATGTTTTTTGTTAGTAGTGGATGAAGCTCTTCTTCAGCAGCTTGTCGGAGCAGGTGGAGTGTATGAGCTGATGAACGATACTTTTCTTTTGCTTCCGCTGTAAATTCGACCTTTATTTGTTGTATTTTTAATTTCTTTTCGTTCGTTTCATTTAACGTCCGGTAATCTTCCTCCATGACATCAATTCGTTGTTTTAAATGGCGGATTTCAGCTGACTGATGATTGATTTTGCTTGCTTGAATGTCTTGAGTCTCACCATGGATAAAAAGAAAAACGATCCAGCCAAGCAATGCACCAATGGCAGCACCGGCAAGAAATTGCTGCCATTCCGGTTTTTTGTAGTAAGGTGGTACGTGCATTACAGCGCACTTCCTTGCGTAAACCATTGAATCAGTTTTGCCCCACTTTGGGCACCTGCCATCGCTGATAAAATCAATAAGGTTTGCTTAAAAATATCAAGAGGCGCTCCATAAAAAATGCCGCGCTCAAATGTTGAAATGACATCAAATGTCCCACCAATGGCAGCAACCATGCCCCAGATTTTGAGGCTTTGTGCCAATCGACCGATCGTTTCGTATGGTGGAGCACCGGTCAGAAACGCACTGATCCCCCCAATGAACGAACCTCCTAAAATAACGCCTAGTGCCACAAAATAACAATTCATAAACGTGACAATGAACACTTCCTCCTTCAAGGAAAACACCCCTTTATAGCAATCTGGCATTGAACGCATGTTTGTCTAATTGTATTCTTCTTGATATCTAAATATGAATGCCTGTCCGAACAAACCAAAGTAGAAAGGAGGCCGTGGAATGATTCATTTGCAGACAAAAAGCGGTTACAGCTTTTTACGAAGTGTGTGTCACCTCGAAACGCTCGTCCAACAGGCGAAAACGCATCGAATGCCAGCGTTAGCATTAACGGATGAAAATGTGTTGCATGGTGCATACAGATTTTCTCAGCTTTGTCTCCAGCATGGCATCGCCCCTATTATTGGTATGGAACTTGGTGTGCGCTTTGAAGAAGCAAGAGATGAAACCTTATTACTTTATGCAAAAAACCTTGATGGCTACAAAACTCTCTGTCGCTTGTCCTACGAAAAAACAGTAGGAACCATTGATGTATCAGCTCTAGAAGGCACTGCATCAGAACTATTTTGCATCTATTCCACGTCTTCCACATCGTTCAAAGAGGCATTAGAAGTAAATGAGCTTGGTAGAATTGATGCGATCGTATATCGGCTTCAGGAAGTGTTTGGAGAAAGTGTGTTCATAGGGTTGCAAAGCGTACACAGCCAACGCTATACAGCCGAACTAAAGAACTGGCTGTCCATCATTCAAATGCCTGTTGTCGCTCTGGGCAATGTTCGCTCGATTTCCGCAGGGGACAGCGATGCTTTACGTTGTGTAAGAGCCATTCAAGCCGGCAAACAAATGGAAGATGTCCCCCACGAAGAGGCCACTCACTTTCGTTCATCTGAAGAGATGGAGCAGGCTTTTTCAAATTGGCCAGAAGCCATTGAACAGACGAAAACGGTATATAAGTACATCACCCCTTTTCAGTTTGACTCACTTTCAGGGGAGTTGTTAAAGTATCCAGTGCCCGGCGAACAATCGTCCGAACAGTACCTTATTGACCTTTGTAAGCAAGGCTGGGAGACGCGATACTCACATAATGACGAGAAGGCACGTGCTAGATTAACACTCGAGCTTGAGACGATAGAACAAACTGGTTTTTCGGATTATTTTTTGATCGTATGGGATATTGTGAGTCACGCAAAGCGACGACGCATTCCTGTTGGACCTGGTCGAGGCTCGGCAGCAGGGTCAATGGTTGCGTACGTATTGGGGATTACTGATGTAGAACCAATGCGGTTCGGGCTCCTCTTTGAACGCTTTTTAAACCCAGAACGTCTCTCAATGCCCGATATTGATATTGATATCGCTGATGACCGACGTGAGGAAGTGATTCACTATATTCAGCAACGCTTTGGAGGAGAGCGAGTTGCCCAAATTGGCACCTTTGGTACGCTTGCGGCAAAAGCAGCTATTCGTGATACAGCGAAGGCATACGGCATCCCTGCACGCGACTTACAACGATTGTCTAGTGCCATTCAATCTGGAAAGACGATTCAAGAAAATCTTGCGAGCAATCCAGACATCAAACGTTGGATAAATGAACATCCGCGTCATGAAGACGTATTGAATGTCGCCACCAAAATTGAAGGCTTGCCAAGACATGCCTCTATTCACGCAGCTGGAGTCGTTCTCAATGAACGTCCGTTGCTGTCTATTGTTCCGCTGCAACAAACCCATTCACAAACGGTAACGCAGTATGGAATGCACGATCTTGAGCAATTAGGGCTTTTGAAGATGGATTTTCTAGGGTTGAGAAATCTGTCTTTCATTCAACGGATTTGTCGCCGGTTGAAGAGTGATGCAGGGACACAACTAGAACCAAATAAGTTTCCTTTAGATGATGAAAAAGCGTTACGAATGTTGGCGGCTGGAGATACGAGTGGCATTTTTCAATTCGAGTCTGCTGGTATGCGGAAAGCATTGCAAGACGTTAAGCCAACGTCGTTTCAAGATCTTGTAGCGGTAAGTGCTTTGTATCGACCTGGACCGATGCAGTTTATCAAAACGTATGCTAGAAGAAAGCATGGTCATGAAAAGGTGACTTATTTGCATGAAGCGTTAAAGCCCATTTTGGAAACAACGTATGGTGTCATTGTCTATCAGGAACAAGTGATGGCGATCGCCCATGAGGTCGCTGGATTCTCTCTCGGACAGGCAGATTTACTGAGAAGGGCCATGGGGAAGAAAGAGCAACAGACGATGCAGGACACAAAAGATGCTTTTATTGAAGGATGCAGAGCAAACGGGTATGAGGAGTCAACAGCCTCTCAATTGTTTGCGTTTATTCGCCAATTTGCCCAGTATGGCTTTAATAAAAGTCATGCGGTAGCGTATACGATGATTTCGACCCAGTTGGCCTATTTAAAGGCACGATATCCTGACGCATTTTATACCGAGCTTTTAAACAATACGGCTGGTCAGATGGAAAAACGCAGAGAGTACCTCCAAGAGTGCAAACACTTAGACATTCCGGTAATGCCTCCGGACATTAACTGCGCACACACTTATTTTGACACAAGAAATAGGTCGATTTATTTTGGTTTCATTGACATTAAGCACGTAGGAGCCCAAGCTGCAGAAGCCATTATCGAGACTCGAAAGGAGCGCCCTTTTGAAAGCTTTATTGATTTTGTTCGA
Coding sequences:
- the ytrI gene encoding sporulation membrane protein YtrI; this translates as MHVPPYYKKPEWQQFLAGAAIGALLGWIVFLFIHGETQDIQASKINHQSAEIRHLKQRIDVMEEDYRTLNETNEKKLKIQQIKVEFTAEAKEKYRSSAHTLHLLRQAAEEELHPLLTKNIEEVAANRTYVIKAIENKTYTIDQRSYHLEVKEMYLYKTLELLLVVSHE
- a CDS encoding YtrH family sporulation protein, with the translated sequence MPDCYKGVFSLKEEVFIVTFMNCYFVALGVILGGSFIGGISAFLTGAPPYETIGRLAQSLKIWGMVAAIGGTFDVISTFERGIFYGAPLDIFKQTLLILSAMAGAQSGAKLIQWFTQGSAL
- the dnaE gene encoding DNA polymerase III subunit alpha; protein product: MIHLQTKSGYSFLRSVCHLETLVQQAKTHRMPALALTDENVLHGAYRFSQLCLQHGIAPIIGMELGVRFEEARDETLLLYAKNLDGYKTLCRLSYEKTVGTIDVSALEGTASELFCIYSTSSTSFKEALEVNELGRIDAIVYRLQEVFGESVFIGLQSVHSQRYTAELKNWLSIIQMPVVALGNVRSISAGDSDALRCVRAIQAGKQMEDVPHEEATHFRSSEEMEQAFSNWPEAIEQTKTVYKYITPFQFDSLSGELLKYPVPGEQSSEQYLIDLCKQGWETRYSHNDEKARARLTLELETIEQTGFSDYFLIVWDIVSHAKRRRIPVGPGRGSAAGSMVAYVLGITDVEPMRFGLLFERFLNPERLSMPDIDIDIADDRREEVIHYIQQRFGGERVAQIGTFGTLAAKAAIRDTAKAYGIPARDLQRLSSAIQSGKTIQENLASNPDIKRWINEHPRHEDVLNVATKIEGLPRHASIHAAGVVLNERPLLSIVPLQQTHSQTVTQYGMHDLEQLGLLKMDFLGLRNLSFIQRICRRLKSDAGTQLEPNKFPLDDEKALRMLAAGDTSGIFQFESAGMRKALQDVKPTSFQDLVAVSALYRPGPMQFIKTYARRKHGHEKVTYLHEALKPILETTYGVIVYQEQVMAIAHEVAGFSLGQADLLRRAMGKKEQQTMQDTKDAFIEGCRANGYEESTASQLFAFIRQFAQYGFNKSHAVAYTMISTQLAYLKARYPDAFYTELLNNTAGQMEKRREYLQECKHLDIPVMPPDINCAHTYFDTRNRSIYFGFIDIKHVGAQAAEAIIETRKERPFESFIDFVRRLPKKWLQRSLLESLIYAGSFDSLHANRAAVLATIDPALEYAELIGEEEGGLGMIVPPPSLQGANPLSSMEQLAGEKDTLGVYISGHPMDGYRLTLQKEKAIHLSDVQYKIHLHVSTGGIVQEVKEITTKKGEPMAFLRLSDASADLDCVIFPEIYRQIKPMIKEGKALLVQGKAEKRQGTVQLIFSSARPLSQGGEIGDSILYLQINANSRRHLQEIKNLLQANSGRVPVALYYVDTRRLLKLPDHYNTVVDTDLLASLQRLLGKENVALKAKKSQS